From Pseudonocardia autotrophica, one genomic window encodes:
- the fabI gene encoding enoyl-ACP reductase FabI yields the protein MGLLDGKRLLITGVITDASLAFHAAKIAQEQGAEVVLTGYGRMRLVERIAQRLPKPAPVVELDVSDADQLATLVERITPHLGDEPRLDGVLHSIGFAPPGALGEGAFLKAEWEDVATTIQVSAYSLKSLAVACKPLLGPGSSIVGMDFDNRQAWPAYDWMGVAKSALESVTRYLARDLGPDGIRVNLVAAGPVKTMAAKSIPGFGAFEDVWDKRAPLGWDMNDPVPVAKTVCAVLSDWLPTTTGSMVMADGGVHAVGV from the coding sequence ATGGGACTGCTCGACGGCAAGCGGCTGCTGATCACCGGTGTGATCACCGATGCCTCGCTGGCCTTCCACGCCGCCAAGATCGCTCAGGAGCAGGGCGCCGAGGTGGTGCTCACCGGGTACGGCCGGATGCGGCTGGTCGAGCGGATCGCGCAGCGGCTGCCCAAGCCCGCCCCGGTCGTCGAGCTGGACGTGTCGGACGCCGATCAGCTGGCCACCCTGGTCGAGCGGATCACGCCGCACCTGGGCGACGAGCCGCGCCTGGACGGCGTGCTGCACTCGATCGGCTTCGCCCCGCCCGGTGCGCTCGGCGAGGGCGCCTTCCTGAAGGCGGAGTGGGAGGACGTCGCCACCACCATCCAGGTGAGCGCGTACTCGCTGAAGTCCCTGGCGGTGGCGTGCAAGCCGCTGCTCGGACCGGGCAGCTCGATCGTCGGGATGGACTTCGACAACCGGCAGGCCTGGCCCGCCTACGACTGGATGGGCGTCGCGAAGTCGGCGCTCGAGTCGGTCACCCGGTACCTGGCCCGTGACCTCGGGCCGGACGGCATCCGGGTGAACCTGGTCGCGGCCGGCCCGGTGAAGACGATGGCCGCCAAGTCGATCCCGGGCTTCGGCGCGTTCGAGGACGTCTGGGACAAGCGCGCCCCGCTCGGCTGGGACATGAACGACCCGGTACCGGTCGCGAAGACCGTCTGCGCGGTGCTGTCCGACTGGCTGCCCACCACCACCGGCTCGATGGTCATGGCGGACGGCGGCGTGCACGCCGTGGGTGTCTAA
- a CDS encoding alanine/glycine:cation symporter family protein yields the protein MSSPHGGATSPPPADVLAAPPQPGMLGAVEDAINSVFDPVASTLSSIVFYEVSIFGTDFPWIVGWLVLAGIIFTLYFGFIQFRSWSLAIKIVLGKYTRKDEPGEVSHFQALTSAMSGTVGLGNIAGVGLAVTLGGPGATFWMIIAGLLGMVTKFVECTLGVKYRETHADGTVSGGPMHYLRRGIAERFPNRFGKVVGSVLAGGAAVTILFFGVAGGNMFQANQTYAHLRDVTGGDDGMLGSAGAALIFGLVLAAVVGAVVIGGIKSIGRVTSRLVPAMALMYCLACLVVIAVNIAEVPNAVGLIVSGAFTPEGVAGGALGALIVGFQRAAFSNEAGLGSAPIAHSAVKTKDPVTEGYVALLEPFIDTVIICTMTALAITVAGTQFYATAREEAFLSGGSEVADGVTVTSDAFASVLPWFPWVLALAVVLFAVSTMITWGYYGQKAWTHLFGRSLLSERIYFTIYCTFAVVGSVLTLGAVVDFVDAVLFLLALFNIAGLYLLAPVVKREVRAFRAKLRSGEVRELEPSERD from the coding sequence ATGTCGTCTCCCCACGGCGGGGCCACGAGCCCGCCGCCAGCCGATGTCCTCGCCGCGCCCCCGCAACCCGGGATGCTCGGGGCGGTCGAGGACGCCATCAACTCCGTGTTCGATCCGGTCGCCTCGACCCTGTCGAGCATCGTCTTCTACGAGGTCTCGATCTTCGGGACCGACTTCCCCTGGATCGTCGGCTGGCTGGTGCTGGCCGGGATCATCTTCACCCTCTACTTCGGCTTCATCCAGTTCCGGTCCTGGTCGCTGGCGATCAAGATCGTGCTCGGGAAGTACACGCGTAAGGACGAGCCCGGCGAGGTCAGCCACTTCCAAGCGCTGACCTCGGCGATGTCCGGCACGGTGGGGCTGGGCAACATCGCGGGGGTCGGGCTGGCCGTGACCCTCGGCGGGCCCGGCGCGACGTTCTGGATGATCATCGCCGGGCTGCTCGGGATGGTCACGAAGTTCGTCGAGTGCACCCTCGGCGTCAAGTACCGGGAGACGCACGCCGACGGGACGGTGTCCGGCGGACCGATGCACTACCTGCGGCGCGGGATCGCCGAGCGCTTCCCGAACCGGTTCGGGAAGGTCGTGGGCTCGGTGCTGGCCGGCGGCGCCGCCGTGACGATCCTGTTCTTCGGCGTCGCCGGCGGGAACATGTTCCAGGCCAACCAGACCTACGCCCACCTCAGGGACGTGACCGGCGGCGACGACGGCATGCTCGGCAGCGCCGGTGCCGCCCTGATCTTCGGTCTGGTCCTCGCCGCGGTGGTCGGCGCGGTCGTGATCGGCGGGATCAAGTCGATCGGCCGGGTCACCTCCCGGCTGGTCCCCGCGATGGCGCTCATGTACTGCCTGGCCTGCCTGGTCGTGATCGCCGTGAACATCGCGGAGGTCCCGAACGCGGTCGGCCTGATCGTCTCCGGTGCCTTCACCCCGGAGGGCGTCGCCGGCGGCGCGCTGGGCGCGCTGATCGTCGGCTTCCAGCGTGCGGCGTTCTCGAACGAGGCGGGACTGGGGTCGGCGCCGATCGCGCACTCCGCGGTGAAGACGAAGGACCCGGTCACCGAGGGCTACGTCGCGCTGCTCGAGCCGTTCATCGACACCGTGATCATCTGCACCATGACGGCGCTGGCGATCACGGTGGCGGGCACCCAGTTCTACGCGACCGCACGGGAGGAGGCGTTCCTCTCCGGCGGATCGGAGGTGGCCGACGGGGTCACCGTGACGTCGGACGCGTTCGCCTCGGTGCTGCCCTGGTTCCCGTGGGTGCTGGCGCTGGCCGTGGTGCTGTTCGCCGTCTCCACGATGATCACCTGGGGCTACTACGGGCAGAAGGCGTGGACGCACCTGTTCGGCCGCAGCCTGCTGAGCGAGCGGATCTACTTCACGATCTACTGCACGTTCGCGGTCGTCGGCTCGGTGCTGACACTCGGGGCGGTCGTCGACTTCGTCGACGCGGTGCTGTTCCTGCTCGCCCTGTTCAACATCGCCGGGCTGTACCTGCTGGCCCCGGTGGTCAAGCGCGAGGTGCGGGCGTTCCGGGCGAAGCTGCGCAGCGGCGAGGTGCGTGAGCTGGAGCCGTCCGAACGGGACTGA
- a CDS encoding ferrochelatase: MPEQPRHEQPRHEQGCTDPDAVLVLSFGGPEAPDEVRPFLENVTRGRGVPPERLDAVEEHYQHFGGVSPINARNRELVAAIAARTALPVYFGNRNWHPFAEDVVRDMARDGVRRALVFATSAYGGYSACRQYHEDIARAQDAVGPSAPELVKLRHFHDHPEFVRANADAVRGALERLPAEQRSGARLVFTAHSIPNSADAAAGTPADGGHRYSRQVAEASALVAAELGIEDFDVVWQSRSGPPQVPWLEPDVVDHIDDLHAKGVPAVVVAPVGFVSDHVEVIWDLDNEAAERAAEHGMGFARAATAGPDPRFADMVIELVAEHAHAAAPRRLGSVPAAGCTSNGVPCAVDCCLPQRRPARPA; the protein is encoded by the coding sequence GTGCCCGAACAGCCCCGCCACGAACAGCCCCGCCACGAACAGGGTTGCACCGATCCCGACGCCGTCCTGGTGCTCTCCTTCGGCGGCCCGGAGGCCCCCGACGAGGTCCGGCCCTTCCTGGAGAACGTGACCCGGGGCCGCGGTGTGCCACCGGAACGGCTGGACGCGGTGGAGGAGCACTACCAGCACTTCGGCGGCGTCTCGCCGATCAACGCCCGGAACCGGGAGCTGGTCGCGGCGATCGCCGCCCGGACCGCGCTGCCGGTCTACTTCGGCAACCGCAACTGGCACCCGTTCGCCGAGGACGTGGTGCGCGACATGGCCCGTGACGGCGTCCGGCGGGCGCTGGTGTTCGCCACCAGCGCCTACGGCGGCTACTCGGCCTGCCGGCAGTACCACGAGGACATCGCCAGGGCCCAGGACGCGGTGGGCCCCTCGGCGCCGGAGCTGGTGAAGCTGCGGCACTTCCACGACCATCCCGAGTTCGTGCGCGCCAACGCCGACGCCGTCCGGGGCGCGCTGGAGCGGCTCCCCGCCGAGCAGCGGTCCGGTGCCCGGCTGGTGTTCACCGCGCACTCGATCCCGAACTCCGCCGACGCCGCCGCCGGGACCCCGGCCGACGGCGGGCACCGGTACTCCCGGCAGGTCGCCGAGGCGTCCGCGCTGGTCGCCGCGGAGCTGGGGATCGAGGACTTCGACGTCGTCTGGCAGTCGCGCTCCGGGCCGCCGCAGGTGCCGTGGCTGGAGCCGGACGTGGTCGACCACATCGACGACCTGCACGCCAAGGGCGTCCCGGCGGTCGTCGTCGCCCCGGTGGGTTTCGTGTCGGATCACGTCGAGGTGATCTGGGACCTCGACAACGAGGCCGCGGAGCGGGCCGCCGAGCACGGCATGGGGTTCGCCCGGGCGGCGACCGCCGGGCCGGATCCGCGGTTCGCCGACATGGTGATCGAGCTGGTCGCCGAGCATGCGCACGCGGCCGCACCGCGCCGGCTGGGCAGCGTTCCGGCCGCGGGATGCACGAGCAACGGCGTGCCGTGTGCGGTCGACTGCTGCCTGCCCCAGCGCCGCCCGGCCCGCCCGGCCTGA
- a CDS encoding DUF58 domain-containing protein, translated as MTAGPDGGQARLEASLRTLELTVRRRLDGLLQGNHSGLLPGPGGEPGDARPYQPGDDVRRMDWSVTARTTAPHVRDTVADRELETWAAVDLSRSLDFGTADTDKRYLVLAALTAVAQLTAGGGNRLGAVVSNGSDVVRLPARGGLVHARGLVRRVATTPTAPEGVRGDLGAVLDQLRRPPRRRGLVAVLSDFLGEPVWERSLRALSGRHDLLAIEVVDPRELELPDVGTVVLADPETGRQREVATTPLLRREFAAAASAHRDRVADVLRRCGAAHLTLRTDRDWVADIVRFAVARRHAWAGAGRSSA; from the coding sequence GTGACGGCAGGCCCCGACGGTGGGCAGGCCCGGCTGGAGGCGTCGCTGCGCACGCTGGAGCTGACCGTCCGCCGCCGGCTGGACGGGCTGTTGCAGGGCAACCACTCCGGGCTGCTGCCGGGCCCCGGCGGTGAGCCGGGAGACGCGCGCCCCTATCAGCCGGGTGACGACGTCCGGCGGATGGACTGGTCGGTCACCGCCCGCACCACCGCACCGCACGTGCGGGACACCGTCGCCGATCGCGAGCTGGAGACCTGGGCGGCCGTCGATCTGTCCCGCAGCCTGGACTTCGGCACCGCGGACACCGACAAGCGCTACCTGGTGCTGGCCGCGCTGACCGCGGTCGCGCAGCTGACCGCGGGCGGCGGGAACCGGCTCGGGGCCGTCGTCAGCAACGGATCCGACGTGGTGCGGCTGCCCGCCCGCGGCGGTCTGGTGCACGCCCGCGGCCTGGTCCGGCGGGTCGCGACGACCCCCACCGCGCCGGAGGGCGTGCGCGGCGATCTCGGTGCCGTGCTGGATCAGCTGCGCCGCCCGCCGCGCCGCCGCGGCCTGGTCGCGGTGCTGTCGGACTTCCTCGGTGAGCCGGTGTGGGAGCGGTCGCTGCGCGCACTGTCCGGCCGGCACGATCTGCTCGCGATCGAGGTGGTCGATCCGCGCGAGCTGGAGCTGCCCGACGTCGGCACCGTGGTGCTGGCCGATCCGGAGACCGGCCGGCAGCGCGAGGTCGCGACGACGCCGCTGCTGCGCCGGGAGTTCGCCGCCGCCGCGTCGGCGCACCGGGACCGGGTCGCCGACGTACTGCGCCGCTGCGGCGCCGCGCACCTGACGCTGCGCACCGACCGCGACTGGGTCGCCGACATCGTCCGCTTCGCGGTCGCCCGCAGGCACGCCTGGGCAGGTGCCGGGAGGTCGTCGGCATGA
- a CDS encoding AAA family ATPase: protein MSTSPSNDTPASGSPSTPAHDAERLERAVLEVKRVIVGQDRLVERMLVGLLAKGHLLLEGVPGVAKTLAVETFARVVGGSFARLQFTPDLVPADILGTRIYRQGREEFDVELGPIVANFVLADEINRAPAKVQSAMLEVMAERKLSLAGRDHPMPDPFLVLATQNPIENEGVYPLPEAQRDRFLFKLLIEYPGVEEEREIIYRMGSEPPTATQVLTPAELVRLQRTAAGVFVHHALVDYVVRLVVATRLPDEHGLSDVASWIAYGASPRASLGIVSGARALALVRGRDYVLPQDVLEVAPDVLRHRLVLSYDAVADQVPVDHIVSRVLQTVPLPQVSARPSAAGQGPA, encoded by the coding sequence GTGAGCACGAGTCCGTCGAACGACACCCCCGCGTCCGGCTCCCCGAGCACACCCGCACATGACGCCGAGCGGCTCGAGCGCGCGGTACTCGAGGTCAAGCGGGTGATCGTCGGACAGGACCGGCTGGTCGAGCGGATGCTCGTGGGCCTGCTCGCCAAGGGGCATCTGCTGCTCGAGGGCGTCCCCGGCGTCGCGAAGACGCTCGCCGTGGAGACGTTCGCGCGGGTCGTCGGCGGCAGCTTCGCCCGCCTGCAGTTCACCCCCGACCTGGTCCCCGCCGACATCCTCGGCACCCGGATCTACCGGCAGGGCCGGGAGGAGTTCGACGTCGAGCTCGGCCCGATCGTGGCCAACTTCGTGCTCGCCGACGAGATCAACCGGGCGCCCGCCAAGGTGCAGTCCGCGATGCTCGAGGTGATGGCCGAGCGGAAGCTCTCGCTGGCCGGCCGGGACCACCCGATGCCCGATCCGTTCCTGGTGCTCGCCACCCAGAACCCGATCGAGAACGAGGGCGTCTACCCGCTCCCCGAGGCGCAGCGCGACCGCTTCCTGTTCAAGCTCCTCATCGAGTACCCGGGCGTCGAGGAGGAGCGCGAGATCATCTACCGGATGGGCTCCGAGCCGCCCACCGCCACCCAGGTGCTCACCCCGGCCGAGCTGGTCCGCCTGCAGCGCACCGCCGCCGGCGTCTTCGTGCACCACGCGCTGGTCGACTACGTGGTGCGGCTGGTCGTCGCGACCCGGCTCCCGGACGAGCACGGCCTGTCCGACGTCGCGTCCTGGATCGCCTACGGCGCCTCGCCCCGCGCCTCGCTGGGGATCGTCTCCGGCGCCCGTGCGCTGGCACTGGTCCGCGGCCGTGACTACGTGCTCCCGCAGGACGTGCTGGAGGTCGCCCCGGACGTGCTGCGGCACCGGCTGGTGCTGTCCTACGACGCCGTCGCCGATCAGGTGCCGGTGGATCACATCGTCTCCCGGGTCCTGCAGACCGTGCCGTTGCCGCAGGTCAGCGCCCGGCCCAGCGCGGCGGGCCAGGGGCCGGCGTGA
- a CDS encoding tyrosine-type recombinase/integrase: MSDPAALVLAALGRRTGPPTPEPAMPQPSMPESTVPESTVPEPSRPGPPVPGPHAEPDTDWPGVDDPGALRALVARWLAGYGTAQTRRTYAYALGLPPGWADAVTGAEPRTPARPGTGTPPPARRGRLHHLAFFRWCAGHTLDPRTVTAAHVTTWLHALDAAGAGKRTRARMLSTVSAFYAFLAEHGIVDGNPAALHRGRLGLTGTSRDPSPTIRLTAAQVRALWTSAAALPNRTRHRELYARRAVAFVALLCLGLRISEVTGMDRDDLVVTGGERVLRVRGKGGTVREVFPGDACVDALTGYLLLRDREYGDLLPARGTGAGRSPMLATRDGGRCSRHDLYLLLRRIARNGGPELADVEDRVHPHALRHAYVTLALEAGAPIQHVQADVGHASIATTRHYDRSLRSRSGSAADLVTGLVTDPGQDR, from the coding sequence ATGAGCGATCCCGCCGCACTCGTGCTCGCCGCGCTCGGCCGGCGTACCGGGCCACCGACACCCGAGCCGGCGATGCCGCAGCCGTCGATGCCGGAGTCGACGGTGCCGGAGTCGACGGTGCCGGAGCCGTCGAGGCCCGGGCCACCGGTGCCGGGTCCGCACGCCGAACCCGACACCGACTGGCCGGGGGTCGACGATCCCGGCGCGCTGCGCGCGCTCGTCGCCCGCTGGCTGGCCGGGTACGGCACCGCACAGACCCGGCGGACCTACGCCTACGCGCTCGGCCTGCCGCCCGGGTGGGCCGACGCCGTCACCGGTGCCGAGCCGCGGACCCCGGCCCGTCCGGGCACCGGCACTCCCCCGCCGGCCCGCCGCGGACGGCTGCACCACCTGGCGTTCTTCCGCTGGTGCGCGGGCCACACACTGGACCCGCGCACCGTGACGGCCGCGCACGTGACCACCTGGCTGCACGCCCTCGACGCCGCCGGTGCCGGGAAACGTACCCGGGCCAGGATGCTGTCGACGGTGTCGGCGTTCTACGCGTTCCTGGCCGAGCACGGCATCGTCGACGGCAACCCGGCAGCGTTGCACCGCGGGCGGCTCGGGTTGACCGGGACCTCCCGCGACCCGTCCCCGACGATCCGGCTCACCGCCGCCCAGGTCCGGGCACTGTGGACGTCCGCGGCGGCACTGCCCAACCGGACCCGGCACCGCGAGCTCTACGCCCGGCGGGCCGTCGCGTTCGTCGCGCTGCTGTGCCTGGGCCTGCGGATCTCCGAGGTGACCGGGATGGACCGGGACGACCTGGTCGTCACCGGCGGGGAGCGGGTGCTGCGGGTCCGCGGGAAGGGCGGCACCGTCCGCGAGGTGTTCCCCGGCGACGCCTGCGTGGACGCCCTCACCGGGTACCTGTTGCTGCGCGACCGCGAGTACGGCGATCTGCTGCCCGCCCGCGGCACCGGGGCCGGCCGCTCGCCGATGCTCGCGACCCGCGACGGCGGCCGCTGCTCCCGGCACGATCTCTACCTGTTGCTGCGCCGGATCGCCCGCAACGGCGGTCCGGAGCTCGCCGACGTCGAGGACCGGGTGCACCCGCACGCCCTGCGGCACGCGTACGTGACCCTCGCGCTGGAGGCCGGCGCGCCGATCCAGCACGTGCAGGCCGACGTCGGGCACGCCAGCATCGCCACCACCCGGCACTACGACCGGTCGCTGCGCTCCCGCTCGGGGAGCGCAGCCGACCTGGTCACCGGGCTGGTCACCGACCCGGGTCAGGATCGCTGA
- the fabG gene encoding 3-oxoacyl-ACP reductase FabG, with translation MGRSVLVTGGNRGIGLAIATAFAAQGDQVAVTYRSGKDGLPDDLLPVHCDVTDADSVDAAFTEVEAAHGPVEVLVSNAGITDDGLLMRMAEDSFTKVVDANLTAAYRVAKRASRGMLKAKKGRMIFVSSVVGLSGSAGQVNYAASKSGLVGLARSVARELGSRGITANVVAPGFVDTDMTRALGEKRRAEILGTIPLARYADPDEVASVVTFLASPGAGYVTGAVVPVDGGLGMGH, from the coding sequence GTGGGACGCAGTGTGCTCGTGACCGGAGGAAACCGCGGCATCGGCCTGGCGATCGCGACGGCGTTCGCGGCCCAGGGGGACCAGGTGGCGGTGACCTATCGCTCCGGGAAGGACGGCCTGCCCGACGATCTGCTGCCGGTGCACTGCGATGTCACCGACGCCGACTCGGTGGACGCCGCCTTCACCGAGGTCGAGGCCGCGCACGGCCCGGTAGAGGTGCTGGTGTCGAACGCCGGGATCACCGACGACGGCCTGCTCATGCGGATGGCGGAGGACTCCTTCACCAAGGTCGTCGACGCCAACCTGACCGCCGCCTACCGGGTCGCGAAGCGGGCCTCGCGCGGGATGCTCAAGGCGAAGAAGGGCCGGATGATCTTCGTGTCGTCGGTGGTCGGGCTGTCCGGCTCCGCCGGGCAGGTCAACTACGCGGCCTCGAAGTCCGGGCTGGTCGGCCTGGCCCGCTCGGTCGCCCGCGAGCTCGGCAGCCGCGGCATCACCGCGAACGTCGTGGCCCCCGGGTTCGTCGACACCGACATGACCCGCGCACTCGGCGAGAAGCGCCGTGCCGAGATCCTCGGGACCATCCCGCTCGCCCGCTACGCCGACCCGGACGAGGTCGCGTCCGTGGTCACCTTCCTCGCCTCGCCCGGCGCCGGGTACGTCACCGGGGCCGTGGTCCCGGTCGACGGCGGCCTCGGCATGGGGCACTAG
- a CDS encoding dihydroxyacetone kinase family protein, whose product MTRLFNDPDDFGAEMTAGFAAASARWVRAHPGGVVRSTADAEPTVSLVVGGGSGHYPAFAGLVGPGLAHGAAMGNIFASPSTQQVHSVAAEADQGRGVLLSYGNYAGDVLNFDAAQERLRADGVDCRTVVVTDDVSSATADRRADRRGIAGDLTVFKVAGAACAAGYDLDGVERVARLTNDRTRSLGVAFDGCTLPGADEPLFRVPENRMAVGLGIHGEPGIDETDVPTAAALAELLVSTLLAEIPDGAGTRVVPILNGLGSVKYEELFVVYGTVHRLLAETGLEIVDPEVGEFCTSFDMAGASLTLLWPDDELERLWTAPCDTPAFRRGRVDGQRTRSAATGTAPATAAAVIGDATPRSRACGARIAAALADVAGELDAHAEEFGRLDRVAGDGDHGIGMQRGGRAARDAAADAAGRGAGAGTVLRRAADAWGDRAGGTSGAIWAAALDALGGALGDDTAPDTRAVADAVRAAEQAVTKAGGATVGDKTMVDAIVPFVRTLDERTVAGDTLADAWDTAARAATDAAEGTRELRAGLGRARSHGDRSIGTPDPGAVSFALVVRTVGQRLREEPTC is encoded by the coding sequence ATGACGCGCCTGTTCAACGACCCCGACGACTTCGGCGCCGAGATGACGGCCGGCTTCGCCGCCGCGTCCGCCCGCTGGGTGCGCGCCCATCCCGGCGGGGTGGTCCGCAGCACCGCCGACGCCGAGCCGACCGTGTCGCTGGTGGTCGGCGGCGGATCCGGGCACTACCCGGCGTTCGCCGGGCTGGTCGGGCCGGGGCTGGCGCACGGCGCCGCGATGGGCAACATCTTCGCCTCGCCGTCCACCCAGCAGGTGCACTCGGTCGCCGCGGAGGCCGATCAGGGTCGCGGCGTGCTGCTGTCCTACGGCAACTACGCGGGTGACGTGCTCAACTTCGACGCCGCCCAGGAGCGGTTGCGCGCCGACGGCGTGGACTGCCGGACCGTCGTCGTCACCGACGACGTGTCGAGCGCGACCGCCGACCGGCGCGCCGACCGCCGTGGGATCGCCGGTGACCTCACCGTGTTCAAGGTCGCCGGTGCGGCCTGCGCGGCCGGCTACGACCTCGACGGTGTCGAGCGGGTCGCCCGGCTGACCAACGACCGGACCCGGTCGCTCGGCGTCGCGTTCGACGGGTGCACGCTGCCCGGCGCCGACGAGCCGCTGTTCCGGGTCCCGGAGAACCGGATGGCGGTCGGCCTCGGCATCCACGGCGAGCCCGGGATCGACGAGACCGACGTCCCGACCGCCGCCGCGCTCGCCGAGCTGCTGGTCTCCACGCTGCTCGCGGAGATCCCGGACGGCGCCGGGACCCGGGTGGTGCCGATCCTCAACGGGCTCGGCTCGGTGAAGTACGAGGAGCTGTTCGTCGTCTACGGCACGGTGCACCGGCTGCTCGCCGAGACCGGCCTGGAGATCGTCGATCCGGAGGTCGGCGAGTTCTGCACCAGCTTCGACATGGCCGGCGCCTCGCTCACCCTGCTGTGGCCGGACGACGAGCTGGAACGGCTCTGGACCGCACCCTGCGACACCCCGGCGTTCCGCCGCGGCAGGGTCGACGGGCAGCGCACCCGATCCGCCGCGACCGGCACGGCACCCGCGACGGCCGCCGCCGTGATCGGCGACGCCACCCCGCGGTCGCGGGCCTGCGGTGCGCGGATCGCCGCCGCACTCGCCGACGTCGCCGGCGAGCTCGACGCGCACGCCGAGGAGTTCGGCAGGCTGGACCGGGTCGCCGGGGACGGCGACCACGGCATCGGCATGCAGCGCGGCGGACGGGCCGCCCGGGACGCCGCCGCCGACGCGGCCGGCCGCGGTGCCGGCGCCGGGACCGTGCTGCGCCGGGCCGCCGACGCCTGGGGCGACCGGGCCGGCGGCACCTCCGGCGCGATCTGGGCGGCCGCACTCGACGCGCTCGGCGGCGCGCTGGGCGACGACACCGCACCGGACACCCGCGCCGTCGCCGACGCGGTGCGGGCGGCCGAGCAGGCGGTGACGAAGGCCGGTGGAGCCACCGTCGGGGACAAGACGATGGTCGACGCGATCGTGCCGTTCGTCCGCACCCTCGACGAGCGGACCGTCGCCGGGGACACCCTGGCCGACGCCTGGGACACCGCCGCCCGGGCCGCGACCGACGCCGCGGAGGGGACCCGCGAGCTGCGCGCCGGACTGGGCCGGGCACGATCGCACGGGGACCGCAGCATCGGCACCCCGGATCCCGGGGCGGTCTCGTTCGCGCTGGTCGTGCGGACCGTCGGGCAACGGTTGCGGGAGGAGCCCACGTGCTGA
- a CDS encoding class I SAM-dependent methyltransferase: MDVTPSVTVFDQAYRDGDPPWVIGEPQPAVVALADAGMITGRTLDLGCGAGEHTILLARRGLDVLGADASASAVERAGARAAAAGVDARFTVADALDPAGLGTFDTVLDSALFHVFDAGDQRRYARGLARVVRSGGVVHLLALARTGDGPEFGPVIDESEIRTAFDAPDWTVEAVDRTTYRGVVTAAVSASYGRPAGSRVDEPAHLARIRRT, translated from the coding sequence ATGGACGTCACACCATCGGTCACCGTGTTCGACCAGGCCTACCGGGACGGCGACCCGCCCTGGGTGATCGGCGAGCCACAGCCGGCCGTCGTCGCGCTCGCCGACGCCGGGATGATCACCGGCCGCACGCTCGACCTGGGTTGCGGGGCGGGCGAGCACACGATCCTGCTCGCCCGGCGCGGACTCGACGTACTCGGCGCGGACGCGTCCGCGAGCGCCGTCGAGCGCGCCGGGGCACGGGCCGCCGCAGCCGGGGTGGACGCCCGGTTCACCGTCGCCGACGCGCTCGACCCGGCCGGGCTGGGCACCTTCGACACGGTCCTCGACAGCGCCCTGTTCCACGTGTTCGACGCCGGCGACCAGCGGCGCTACGCCCGCGGCCTGGCCCGGGTGGTCCGCTCCGGCGGCGTCGTGCACCTGCTCGCGCTGGCCCGGACCGGGGACGGCCCCGAGTTCGGCCCGGTGATCGACGAGTCGGAGATCCGGACCGCGTTCGATGCCCCGGACTGGACGGTCGAGGCCGTCGACCGGACGACCTACCGGGGCGTCGTCACCGCCGCCGTCTCGGCGTCCTACGGCCGGCCGGCCGGCTCCCGGGTGGACGAGCCGGCGCACCTGGCCCGCATCCGCCGCACCTGA
- a CDS encoding VWA domain-containing protein produces the protein MRFATPWWLLGLLVVAALVAGYVWLLRRRRSDVVRFTNLELLETVAPRRPGRWRHLPAIAMITALAVLTVALAGPQAMAKVPRNRATVMLVIDVSLSMKATDVAPTRLAAAQSAAKQFADQLTPGVNLGLISFAGTAAVLVSPTTERPAVKNGVDNLQLAESTATGEAIFTAMQAIDTFSRSLEGGPDAEGVPPPARIVLLSDGTQTVPGPDGENEPRGSFTAAAEAAERGIPVSTISFGTSYGTIELDGGRTPVAVDDASMERIAQLSGGRFFTAATESELRAVYSDLSEELGYEEREVDASRPWLIGGFALLIGGLAAGILLGRRLP, from the coding sequence ATGAGGTTCGCGACCCCCTGGTGGCTGCTCGGGCTGCTGGTCGTCGCCGCGCTGGTGGCCGGGTACGTGTGGTTGCTGCGCCGGCGCCGCAGCGATGTCGTCCGGTTCACCAACCTGGAGCTGCTGGAGACGGTCGCCCCGCGCCGGCCCGGCCGCTGGCGGCATCTCCCCGCGATCGCGATGATCACCGCCCTGGCCGTGCTGACGGTGGCGCTGGCCGGGCCACAGGCGATGGCGAAGGTCCCGCGCAACCGGGCGACGGTGATGCTGGTGATCGACGTGTCGCTGTCGATGAAGGCGACCGACGTGGCCCCGACCCGGCTGGCCGCCGCACAGTCGGCGGCCAAGCAGTTCGCCGACCAGCTCACCCCCGGCGTCAACCTGGGGCTGATCTCGTTCGCCGGGACGGCCGCGGTGCTGGTCTCGCCGACCACCGAGCGGCCGGCCGTGAAGAACGGCGTCGACAACCTGCAGCTCGCCGAGTCGACGGCCACCGGGGAGGCGATCTTCACCGCGATGCAGGCGATCGACACGTTCTCCCGGTCGCTGGAGGGCGGCCCGGACGCCGAGGGCGTCCCACCGCCGGCCCGGATCGTGCTGCTCTCGGACGGGACCCAGACCGTTCCCGGGCCGGACGGGGAGAACGAGCCGCGCGGCTCCTTCACCGCAGCCGCGGAGGCCGCCGAGCGCGGCATCCCGGTCTCGACGATCTCGTTCGGCACCAGCTACGGCACGATCGAACTGGACGGCGGCCGCACCCCGGTGGCCGTCGACGACGCCTCGATGGAACGCATCGCGCAGCTCTCCGGTGGCCGGTTCTTCACCGCGGCGACCGAGTCCGAGCTGCGCGCGGTGTACTCCGACCTGTCCGAGGAGCTCGGTTACGAGGAGCGCGAGGTCGACGCCAGCCGGCCGTGGCTGATCGGCGGGTTCGCGCTGCTGATCGGCGGGCTCGCGGCCGGGATCCTGCTCGGCAGGCGGTTGCCGTGA